A region of Syngnathoides biaculeatus isolate LvHL_M chromosome 20, ASM1980259v1, whole genome shotgun sequence DNA encodes the following proteins:
- the LOC133493995 gene encoding alpha-2-HS-glycoprotein-like yields MATAAHLFALLLAASADLLATPPPLPTVTCGAEGAAGAAALAVRHVNEHHKHGFKFGLWKVLSSNFQQVPGGCHIGVHVKLVQTKCHFTDPKPLERCQPFGRAERGAVAACVAYVWVAWGSATVAGYDCATRPEPRDEELTRTCPDCPTLLALDDPTAVQAAQQAALKFNREGAHHKYFALMEVAHATSAYVRGTGPQTWIRLALVETNCPREARNPLAVCRPLCLQRAVSRCKVRTPPLFFFFAFQYVRGTGPQTWIRLALVETNCPREARNPLAVCRPLCLQRARHAYCKVTYYNMQKEVQDMECEIYPPKNSAPPPAGVEEPACGPLFHESPEAKACEARLAVRERAVHHICPFPLVVVLQRERYPQEREPWCSEDCE; encoded by the exons ATGGCGACGGCGGCTCACCTCTTTGCGCTTTTGCTGGCGGCCTCCGCGGACCTCCTGGCGACGCCGCCGCCTTTGCCGACGGTCACGTGCGGCGCGGAGGgcgcggcgggggcggcggcccTCGCCGTCCGACACGTCAACGAGCATCACAAGCACGGCTTCAAGTTCGGCCTGTGGAAAGTCCTCAGCAGCAATTTCCAACAG GTTCCGGGGGGTTGCCACATCGGCGTGCACGTGAAACTGGTGCAGACCAAATGTCACTTCACCGACCCAAAACCGCTGGAGCGATGCCAGCCCTTCGGACGCGCCGAACGG ggcgCAGTGGCAGCCTGCGTCGCTTACGTTTGGGTCGCTTGGGGCTCGGCCACCGTCGCCGGATACGACTGCGCCACCAGACCAG AACCGCGCGACGAGGAGCTGACCCGGACTTGCCCCGACTGCCCCACCCTGCTGGCCCTGGACGACCCGACGGCGGTGCAGGCGGCGCAGCAGGCGGCCCTCAAGTTCAACCGCGAGGGCGCCCACCACAAGTACTTCGCCCTGATGGAAGTGGCCCACGCGACTTCTGCG TACGTCAGAGGTACAGGCCCGCAGACCTGGATCCGGTTGGCCCTGGTGGAGACCAACTGCCCCCGAGAGGCCAGGAACCCGCTGGCGGTCTGCAGACCCCTCTGCCTGCAACGAGCTGTAAGCCG CTGCAAAGTAAggacccccccccttttttttttttttgcgtttcaGTACGTCAGAGGTACAGGCCCGCAGACCTGGATCCGGTTGGCCCTGGTGGAGACCAACTGCCCCCGAGAGGCCAGGAACCCGCTGGCGGTCTGCAGACCCCTCTGCCTGCAACGAGCT CGTCACGCCTATTGCAAAGTCACGTATTACAACATGCAGAAAGAAGTGCAAGACATGGAATGCGAAATCTATCCACCCAAG AATTCTGCACCCCCTCCGGCCGGCGTGGAGGAGCCCGCGTGCGGCCCGCTTTTCCACGAAAGTCCCGAAGCGAAAGCCTGCGAGGCCCGGCTGGCCGTCCGCGAACGGGCCGTCCACCACATTTGTCCCTTCCCGCTTGTCGTAGTCCTGCAGCGGGAACGCTACCCGCAGGAGCGGGAGCCTTGG tgttcagAAGACTGCGAGTAA
- the LOC133493517 gene encoding LOW QUALITY PROTEIN: sodium/glucose cotransporter 4-like (The sequence of the model RefSeq protein was modified relative to this genomic sequence to represent the inferred CDS: deleted 1 base in 1 codon), producing MTWWPIGASLMSGNIGLAGTGAAGGIAVGGFELNAAWVLVALGWIFVPVYVAAGVVTMPEYLAKRFGGRRIRMYMSVLSLVLYIFAKLSTDLFSGALFIKVSFGWNLYVSTAILLLVTCVYTVAGGLTAVIYTDAFQTVVMVGGALTLTFIAFSRVGWYEGLTDVYMSSIPTATVPNTTCHLPRADAFHMFRDPLSSDSPWPGLVFGLTVIATWVWCTDQVTVQRSLAARSLSHAKGGSVLGGYLKVLPMFFIVMPGMISRALFPDEVACVDPGVCQRVCGTPVGCSNIAYPKLVVELMPVGVRGLMLAVMFVSLLSSLTSIFNSSSTLFTLDLYHRARPAASEMELMIVGRVFILALVVVSVLWIPVIQSANSGRLFEYAQSVVSFLAPPITAVFWPRTNEQGAFWGLMAGLAVGLTRMVLEFSYEVPACGEPDPRPSVLTRVHYLYFAVILMAFSRSVMVAVSLATPAIPAHHLHRLTWWSRHSTSPRVDLGATRRTATPPAPPASSPAPPVAPDASGLSGASSDVPVARGAKLDSLKEAPLWRNVCNVNAVLLLAINVFLRGYYA from the exons ATGACGTGGTGGCCT ATCGGCGCATCGCTGATGTCCGGTAACATCGGCCTGGCGGGGACGGGGGCGGCGGGCGGCATCGCCGTGGGGGGCTTCGAGTTGAAC GCGGCCTGGGTCCTGGTGGCCCTGGGCTGGATCTTCGTCCCGGTGTACGTGGCAGCCGGTGTGGTGACCATGCCCGAATACCTGGCCAAGCGCTTCGGAGGACGCAGGATCCGGATGTACATGTCCGTCCTGTCGCTGGTCCTCTACATCTTCGCCAAGCTATCT ACGGACCTTTTCTCTGGAGCGTTGTTTATTAAAGTCTCCTTCGGATGGAACCTGTACGTGTCGACTGCAATCCTGCTGCTGGTCACGTGTGTGTACACGGTGGCAG GAGGTTTGACGGCCGTCATCTACACCGACGCGTTCCAGACTGTCGTCATGGTGGGAGGAGCCCTGACGCTCACGTTCATCG CGTTCTCCAGAGTGGGCTGGTACGAGGGTCTGACGGACGTTTACATGTCATCCATTCCCACGGCGACGGTGCCCAACACCACCTGCCACCTCCCTCGCGCCGACGCCTTCCACATGTTTCGAGACCCTTTGTCTTCAGACTCGCCCTGGCCGGGACTCGTTTTCGGACTCACCGTCATCGCGACCTGGGTGTGGTGCACTGACCAG GTGACGGTCCAAAGGTCTCTGGCTGCACGTTCGCTGAGTCACGCCAAAGGAGGAAGCGTCTTGGGGGGTTACCTCAAAGTATTGCCAATGTTCTTCATCGTCATGCCAGGCATGATCAGCAGAGCGCTGTTCCCAG ACGAGGTGGCTTGTGTGGATCCCGGAGTGTGTCAGCGTGTGTGCGGGACTCCGGTGGGCTGCTCCAACATCGCGTACCCCAAACTGGTGGTGGAGCTCATGCCGGTGG GCGTTCGCGGCCTGATGCTGGCCGTGATGTTCGTCAGCCTGCTGTCGTCGCTGACGTCCATTTTCAACAGCAGCTCCACTCTGTTCACTTTGGACCTTTACCACCGGGCCCGACCCGCCGCCTCGGAAATGGAACTCATGATCGTCGGCAG GGTGTTCATCCTGGCGCTGGTGGTCGTCAGCGTCCTGTGGATCCCCGTCATCCAATCGGCTAACAGCGGGCGCCTCTTTGAATACGCCCAATCGGTGGTCAGCTTTCTGGCCCCGCCGATCACCGCCGTCTTCTGGCCGCGCACCAACGAGCAG GGCGCGTTCTGGGGCCTGATGGCGGGCCTGGCGGTGGGCTTGACCCGGATGGTCCTGGAGTTCTCCTACGAGGTCCCGGCGTGCGGCGAGCCCGACCCCCGTCCCTCGGTGCTGACTCGGGTGCACTACCTTTACTTCGCCGTCATCCTGATGGCGTTCAGCCGCTCGGTGATGGTCGCCGTCAGCTTGGCCACGCCGGCCATACCCGCGCACCAC CTGCACAGACTGACGTGGTGGTCGAGACACAGCACGTCGCCTCGGGTGGATCTGGGC GCGACGCGACGAACTGCGACCCCGCCGGCCCCCCCCGCCAGCTCGCCGGCCCCCCCGGTGGCGCCGGACGCTTCTGGCCTGAGCGGCGCTTCGTCGGACGTTCCCGTCGCCCGCGGCGCCAAACTCGACTCCCTGAAGGAGGCGCCGCTGTGGAGGAACGTTTGCAACGTCAACGCCGTCCTGCTGCTCGCCATCAACGTCTTCCTTCGGGGTTACTACGCGTGA